From a single Rutidosis leptorrhynchoides isolate AG116_Rl617_1_P2 chromosome 5, CSIRO_AGI_Rlap_v1, whole genome shotgun sequence genomic region:
- the LOC139847613 gene encoding uncharacterized protein — protein MNFCWSFVLQIRYVGLRDTVYDICGYTLPFDCQVSIIIRSIMSGCKVADRSDIILATIVGVHTKWGLLMSSISKEGSLIVVSLLGAIQISISNGWNLGNHWHCVLLWLGLLIRYKFFV, from the exons ATGAACTTCTGTTGGAGTTTTGTGCTACAAATCAG ATATGTTGGATTAAGGGATACCGTATACGATATATGTGGATACACATTGCCTTTTGATTGCCAG GTTTCAATAATTATCAGAAGTATAATGTCAGGCTGCAAGGTGGCTGATAGAAGTGATATTATCCTG GCAACTATTGTTGGAGTACATACCAAATGGGGGTTGCTTATGTCTAGCATCTCAAAAGAAGGAAGCCTCATTGTAG TTTCTTTGCTTGGTGCAATTCAGATCAGTATTAGTAATGGTTGGAATTTGGGTAATCATTGGCACTGCGTTCTCCTCTGGCTCGGACTGCTCATCAG